The sequence below is a genomic window from Pirellulales bacterium.
TATGGTGGTGGCGCCGGCTGGCACGCCGCCGGATGTGGTCGAGAAGCTTCATGCCGCGTTCAAGGTGGTCGGCAAGCAGCCCGAGATTCAGGAGAAACTTGTCGGTATGGGGCTCATTCCCGTCGACACGCCGTCGGTGCCAGAACTTAAGAAGTTTCTGGAGGCCGAAGCCGTCAAATGGCGTCAGCAAGTCGAGAAGGCCGGCATCGCGGGCTCGATGTAACAGGCTGTCCGAAGGTTGTCCTCAAGCGCCGGCGGATCGCGAAGCTCGCCGCGTTTTGACAATTTTATCGGCCGCCGGTTTTCGCCTATGTCGATAAGCGGAGACGAAATAAATCAACGTTGTTAGATAAGTTCGGCACGTTCATTCATCCGTGCGAATTAGAGAGTCCACCGTCCTGGCTTATGATGCGCCGCCGTGTGTCAGGGCAGAACGAACACACTCAAGCAACTCGTCTTCGTTAAAGGGCTTCACCAGGCAGCAAACGACTCCCTCACTAAGGGCACGCGCCCGGACGCCGTCGTTCGGGTATGCGGTAATCATAATTGTCGGAATGCTCTTGCTTAGCGCTGATACCTGTCGGAGCAGATCGAGCCCACTCATGCCAGGCATATTGAAGTCCGTGACCAAGCAGGCCGTACGGCTGAGATGGGGGGAGCGCAAAAAATCCTCTCCCGATGAGAATGCCTCGGCGGCAAGTCCCATCGAACGCATCAATCCCTTTGTCGCTTCGCGAACCGACTCATCGTCGTCGACGATCGCGATCAAATTTTGTTCATTTCGCACTATCGGCTCGGCAGGTGAGGCCAGCTTCGGAGAACGACCCCGTGTCGTTGTGAACTGGCATCGAACAGTTGAGCCTTCTTACGAGGTGCGGGCCAATTCCGCGACTATACATAGGTGTAGTAGTTCGCGGTGTAGTAGTTCGCGTTCGTGCTGCGATGCAGGACACCCACGCCCGATCTACGCGACTATACAGACGTATAGCCCGTGGTTCTTGCTGCGGGATTTGGCCGATGCGAAAATCCGGGCGCTTTAGCCCCGGAAATCGCCGCATTTTGCAGATGTCATTTACTGCTCCTATTGACCATAAGCGCAGCTCACAGCCCCATGGCGGTGAGTTGCCTGGCGAGGATGTCCAATGAGGTCGATCACATCTCGGTGAGGATTGACGGTGTCGTATCCAATCGAAGTGCCCTCTGAAATCGTCCGCAAGTGGCAAGGGGTCGTCGATCTACTTGCCGAAATCATGCACGTGCCTGCCGCGTTGATAATGAGAGCGGATCCGCCGAACATTAAGGTGTTCGTCGCCAGCGGGTCGGAGGGGAATCCCTACGAAAGGGGCGAACTCGCGGCTCTTGATACGGGGCAGTATTGCGAAACCGTGATGAAGA
It includes:
- a CDS encoding tripartite tricarboxylate transporter substrate-binding protein; amino-acid sequence: MVVAPAGTPPDVVEKLHAAFKVVGKQPEIQEKLVGMGLIPVDTPSVPELKKFLEAEAVKWRQQVEKAGIAGSM
- a CDS encoding response regulator translates to MRNEQNLIAIVDDDESVREATKGLMRSMGLAAEAFSSGEDFLRSPHLSRTACLVTDFNMPGMSGLDLLRQVSALSKSIPTIMITAYPNDGVRARALSEGVVCCLVKPFNEDELLECVRSALTHGGAS